One window from the genome of Streptomyces sp. NBC_00287 encodes:
- a CDS encoding DUF5954 family protein — protein MTDDWRQRIDALQEELIRRDDPTAWVREADAVDASLRYPHLALRGPVFGVAVLDPAAGSRWRLLKPVVDPMPQVARDGLNSHLWFTAKDGADDPAVRRELLAAVAVLDREPVNEVEACGLRYRVVRADEFSRGDGENLEPPRPTDPQPAEPSWERPRTYPPGPDVGFVLDPAHDDGPMAGATRLGLREFAYSGARVPAEVRADSERAVDSHPDIVLLPTCFGAVERGTGGWEPSGGLAATPHEARRHLYDGMAEVWAVLYQYDDAKRAVYAKAAEEFRALGRADEFSVAERHFRICRVDRMLRMGLDGPEPPRPSDHDEYGPMQIHPTMDEHGTIAPD, from the coding sequence ATGACCGATGACTGGCGGCAGCGGATCGACGCGCTCCAGGAGGAGCTGATCCGCCGCGACGACCCCACCGCCTGGGTGCGCGAGGCCGACGCAGTGGACGCCTCGCTGCGCTATCCCCATCTCGCCCTGCGCGGACCGGTGTTCGGGGTCGCGGTGCTCGACCCGGCGGCGGGGTCGCGGTGGCGGCTGCTGAAGCCCGTGGTGGACCCCATGCCGCAGGTGGCCCGGGACGGCCTCAACTCCCATCTGTGGTTCACCGCGAAGGACGGCGCCGACGACCCTGCCGTACGGCGTGAACTGCTGGCCGCGGTGGCGGTGCTGGACCGGGAGCCGGTGAACGAGGTCGAGGCGTGCGGCCTGCGCTACCGGGTGGTGCGCGCCGACGAGTTCTCCCGCGGCGACGGCGAGAATCTCGAGCCGCCCCGGCCGACGGATCCGCAGCCGGCCGAACCGTCCTGGGAGCGGCCCCGCACGTACCCGCCAGGACCGGACGTCGGCTTCGTCCTCGACCCGGCCCATGACGACGGCCCGATGGCCGGGGCGACCCGGCTGGGGCTGCGGGAGTTCGCGTACAGCGGCGCCCGTGTGCCCGCCGAGGTGCGCGCCGACTCCGAGCGGGCGGTCGATTCCCACCCGGACATCGTGCTGCTGCCGACCTGCTTCGGTGCGGTGGAGCGCGGCACCGGCGGCTGGGAACCGTCCGGCGGACTGGCGGCGACCCCGCATGAGGCCCGGCGTCATCTGTACGACGGGATGGCCGAGGTCTGGGCCGTGCTGTACCAGTACGACGACGCCAAGCGGGCCGTGTACGCGAAGGCAGCCGAGGAGTTCCGGGCGCTCGGCCGCGCCGACGAGTTCTCGGTGGCCGAGCGCCACTTCCGGATCTGCCGGGTCGACCGCATGCTCCGCATGGGCCTCGACGGCCCCGAACCCCCACGCCCCTCGGACCACGACGAGTACGGCCCCATGCAGATCCATCCGACGATGGACGAGCACGGCACGATCGCACCAGACTGA
- a CDS encoding ThuA domain-containing protein, which yields MGPRLLVYTRTTDYRHDSIPAAVAALRTLGDFEIDHSEDPAALTGSLEPYAAVVFLSTSGEVLTPAGRERLAGYIEAGGGFVGVHAAACTEYEWPYYGELLGARFTRHPRFQPGRALVEDHDHPATRPLPLVWDFTDEWYDFDVNPRATVRVLLSADETSYEGGGMGADHPLAWCREQGAGRVFYTALGHAAEAYDDPGFRAHLRGGITWAARA from the coding sequence ATGGGCCCACGACTCCTCGTCTACACCCGCACCACCGACTACCGGCACGATTCCATCCCGGCCGCCGTCGCCGCCCTGCGCACCCTCGGGGACTTCGAGATCGACCACAGCGAGGACCCGGCCGCGCTCACCGGGTCCCTGGAGCCCTACGCCGCCGTCGTCTTCCTCTCCACCAGCGGCGAGGTGCTGACCCCGGCCGGGCGGGAGCGGCTGGCCGGGTACATCGAGGCGGGCGGCGGGTTCGTCGGGGTGCACGCGGCGGCCTGCACCGAGTACGAATGGCCCTATTACGGCGAACTGTTGGGCGCCCGCTTCACCCGCCACCCCCGCTTCCAGCCGGGCCGCGCCCTCGTCGAGGACCACGACCACCCGGCCACCCGCCCGCTGCCGCTCGTCTGGGACTTCACCGACGAGTGGTACGACTTCGACGTCAACCCCCGTGCGACGGTACGGGTGTTGCTCTCCGCCGACGAGACGTCGTACGAAGGCGGCGGCATGGGCGCCGACCACCCCCTCGCCTGGTGCCGCGAACAGGGCGCCGGACGCGTCTTCTACACCGCCCTCGGCCACGCGGCGGAGGCCTACGACGACCCCGGCTTCCGTGCCCACCTGCGGGGCGGGATCACCTGGGCGGCGCGAGCCTGA
- a CDS encoding LacI family DNA-binding transcriptional regulator — translation MVRTGSANVAAGPTLAVVAREAGVSVPTASKVVNGREDVAPETRRRVTEALDRLGYVRRPRFDAVRTPGFIDLVVHSLDTSWSGAVLHGVEAAAHDAGLEVVVSAGLPRAGGGGRPERGWLDKLTARGSSGVLFLTELTAVQFTWLDQHRIPFVMIDPVLEPPPGVVSVGAANWQGGVTATEHLLALGHERIAVVAGHQHTMAGNARIAGYRSALASAGVRHRPEYVRHAGSDDSMARRRTLELLALPEPPTAFFVCSDRMAHGVYAALSERELSVPDNISVVGFDDLPESRWITPALTTVRQPLSEMAATALRLLVRMMAGDRPESTRTELSTRLVERASTAVPRLSCPVSRS, via the coding sequence ATGGTCCGTACGGGGAGTGCGAACGTGGCGGCCGGGCCGACCCTTGCGGTCGTCGCCCGGGAGGCGGGGGTCTCCGTGCCCACCGCCTCCAAGGTCGTCAACGGCCGCGAGGACGTCGCGCCCGAGACCCGGCGGCGGGTCACCGAGGCACTCGACCGGCTCGGCTATGTCCGCAGACCCCGCTTCGACGCGGTCAGGACACCCGGGTTCATCGATCTGGTGGTGCACTCGCTGGACACCTCCTGGTCCGGCGCGGTCCTGCACGGGGTGGAGGCGGCGGCGCACGACGCCGGTCTGGAGGTGGTCGTCTCGGCCGGGCTGCCCCGGGCGGGCGGCGGCGGCCGTCCGGAGCGCGGCTGGCTGGACAAGCTCACGGCGCGCGGCTCCTCCGGGGTGCTCTTCCTTACCGAGCTGACCGCCGTCCAGTTCACCTGGCTCGATCAGCACCGCATCCCGTTCGTGATGATCGACCCGGTGCTCGAACCGCCACCGGGCGTGGTGTCGGTGGGCGCGGCGAACTGGCAGGGCGGGGTCACGGCGACCGAGCATCTGCTGGCCCTGGGGCATGAGCGGATCGCCGTGGTCGCGGGGCACCAGCACACGATGGCCGGCAACGCCAGGATCGCCGGCTACCGCTCGGCCCTCGCCTCGGCGGGCGTACGGCACCGGCCCGAGTACGTCCGGCACGCGGGCTCGGACGACAGCATGGCCCGCCGCCGCACCCTGGAGCTGCTGGCTCTGCCCGAGCCGCCGACGGCGTTCTTCGTCTGCTCGGACCGGATGGCGCACGGCGTCTACGCGGCCCTGTCCGAACGGGAGTTGAGCGTCCCGGACAACATCAGCGTCGTGGGCTTCGACGATCTGCCGGAGTCCCGCTGGATCACCCCGGCGCTCACCACGGTCCGCCAGCCGCTGTCCGAGATGGCGGCGACGGCCCTGCGGCTGCTGGTCCGCATGATGGCCGGGGACCGCCCGGAGAGCACCCGCACGGAACTGTCGACGCGGCTGGTGGAGCGGGCGAGCACGGCGGTGCCGCGTTTGTCATGTCCGGTAAGTCGTTCATAG
- a CDS encoding carbohydrate ABC transporter permease produces MTLTEERGAKARTVHRLNRPDPAARSRGGQRFLLVGLALASVYSLFPVWWLIVASTKDRTGLYQSNGLWFSGWHLWDNLEQLFTYEDGIFLRWTANSFLYAGVGSLGGTLLALATGYGLARFQFPGRNLVFACVVGSFLIPIALLTLPLYLLFSEIGLVDTPWAMLIPCLINPFSVYLAKVYTEATIPYELLEAARIDGAGELRIFFSIVLRMMTTGGATVFLLAFVNTWNAFFLPLTVLRGEENWTLNLGLYNWSGKRLESGVDLTSLVLTGALLSIVPMAIMMVAMRRYWRTGVTLGALK; encoded by the coding sequence ATGACGCTCACCGAAGAGCGCGGCGCGAAGGCACGCACAGTTCATCGTCTCAACCGCCCCGACCCCGCGGCTCGTTCGCGCGGCGGCCAGCGCTTCCTGCTCGTCGGTCTTGCGCTGGCCAGCGTGTACAGCCTGTTCCCGGTGTGGTGGCTGATCGTCGCCTCGACCAAGGACCGCACGGGCCTGTACCAGTCCAACGGCCTGTGGTTCTCCGGCTGGCACCTGTGGGACAACCTGGAGCAGCTGTTCACCTACGAGGACGGCATCTTCCTGCGCTGGACCGCCAACTCCTTCCTGTACGCCGGTGTCGGCTCCCTCGGCGGCACCCTGCTCGCCCTGGCGACGGGCTACGGCCTCGCGCGCTTCCAGTTCCCGGGCCGCAACCTGGTGTTCGCGTGCGTGGTCGGCTCGTTCCTGATCCCGATCGCCCTGCTGACGCTGCCGCTGTATCTGCTGTTCTCGGAGATCGGTCTGGTCGACACGCCCTGGGCGATGCTGATCCCCTGTCTGATCAACCCGTTCAGCGTCTACCTGGCGAAGGTGTACACCGAAGCCACGATCCCGTACGAGCTTCTGGAGGCCGCCCGGATCGACGGCGCCGGCGAGCTGCGGATCTTCTTCAGCATCGTGCTGCGGATGATGACAACCGGCGGTGCCACGGTGTTCCTGCTCGCCTTCGTCAACACCTGGAACGCCTTCTTCCTCCCCCTCACTGTGCTGCGCGGCGAGGAGAACTGGACCCTCAACCTGGGCCTGTACAACTGGTCCGGCAAACGCCTGGAGTCCGGCGTCGACCTCACCAGCCTCGTCCTCACCGGCGCCCTGCTGTCCATCGTCCCGATGGCGATCATGATGGTCGCGATGCGCCGCTACTGGCGCACGGGCGTGACGCTGGGGGCGCTGAAGTGA
- a CDS encoding carbohydrate ABC transporter permease produces the protein MTRSLRWKGAAFTVPFQLGFVFLYLLPIGYAVHQSLYHEQQSGLGLGGATEEFVGLDNYQQGLTDSKFMGSVLRVVLFACVQIPVMLAVSLVLALFLDALTSKAASRFRIVLLVPYMIPGVVAAIVWLNLYSPDVGPLTPIGDFFGFDWNFFAPSMVWPSIGNLLTWHGIGYNMVIIYSALRGVPRELFEAARLDGASELRVALSIKIPFVRGALVLTGMLSIIQMLQIFNEPALFRNVTPQTVDDSFTPIMIIYNQAFNAGNYHYAATLSVLLALILGVASFLFYRLTSREAD, from the coding sequence ATGACTCGCTCTCTGCGCTGGAAGGGTGCCGCCTTCACGGTGCCCTTCCAGCTCGGCTTCGTCTTCCTCTACCTGCTGCCCATCGGATACGCCGTCCATCAGTCGCTCTATCACGAGCAGCAGTCCGGTCTCGGGCTCGGCGGCGCCACCGAGGAGTTCGTCGGGCTCGACAACTACCAACAGGGCCTGACCGACTCGAAGTTCATGGGCTCCGTGCTGCGGGTGGTGCTGTTCGCCTGTGTGCAGATCCCCGTGATGCTGGCCGTCAGCCTGGTGCTGGCGCTGTTCCTGGACGCGCTGACCTCGAAGGCGGCGAGCCGGTTCCGGATCGTGCTGCTGGTGCCGTACATGATCCCCGGGGTGGTCGCCGCCATCGTGTGGCTCAACCTGTACAGCCCGGACGTCGGTCCGCTGACCCCGATCGGCGACTTCTTCGGCTTCGACTGGAACTTCTTCGCGCCGTCGATGGTGTGGCCGTCCATCGGCAACCTGCTGACCTGGCACGGCATCGGCTACAACATGGTGATCATCTACTCGGCGCTGCGAGGTGTGCCGCGTGAGCTGTTCGAGGCGGCCCGGCTGGACGGCGCCTCCGAGTTGCGGGTCGCGCTCAGCATCAAGATTCCGTTCGTGCGGGGCGCGTTGGTGCTGACCGGCATGCTCTCGATCATCCAGATGCTCCAGATCTTCAACGAGCCGGCGCTGTTCCGGAACGTCACCCCGCAGACGGTCGACGACAGCTTCACCCCGATCATGATCATCTACAACCAGGCGTTCAACGCCGGCAACTACCACTACGCCGCGACCCTGTCGGTGCTGCTCGCCCTCATCCTCGGTGTCGCCTCCTTCCTCTTCTACCGGCTCACTTCGAGGGAGGCCGACTGA
- a CDS encoding ABC transporter substrate-binding protein — protein MNFTSPRRRFASAAVAGIALTGLLAACGGSDSEDDASGSSGPVTLDFWGWANGQEAVVKAFNASHKDIQLKYTKVTDQLTMQKQLTNAVKADNAPCLVQNTGEYVTSWVSQGALADITQYVEGSKDQFNAGSWATAQVQDKLYGVPTSSAPNFTIYRTDLFEKYGIEAPETWDDFIAAGKVLKKHGIKITNYAGEDPSTLEVLAMQAGAHWYTIDGDSWKVDFQDEGTLKAAKVIQEIIDNDLNSKLSFADYAAVQRNYDNGGTATRQISTWQQAGMVQNFTKSFGKWALSPWPTFAGEAAKTPAPTNLTGSVTLVTKDCKSQQQAAEAALWMSTDPGAVKTMASPETGNGVMPALKDSDTYVAEATSEKLLGKNYDAAQTVVKDSLNTVTTDWTFGPNWTAMFTEMQAGWAKVVSKEQTVTELLAHMQEWTVEDLKSRGISVKG, from the coding sequence ATGAACTTCACCAGCCCCCGGAGAAGGTTCGCTTCCGCCGCCGTCGCAGGAATCGCGCTGACAGGTCTGCTCGCCGCCTGCGGCGGATCCGACTCCGAGGACGACGCCTCGGGCTCGTCCGGTCCGGTCACCCTCGACTTCTGGGGGTGGGCCAACGGCCAGGAGGCGGTCGTCAAGGCGTTCAACGCCTCCCACAAGGACATCCAGCTGAAGTACACGAAGGTCACGGACCAGCTGACCATGCAGAAGCAGCTGACCAACGCCGTCAAGGCGGACAACGCGCCCTGCCTCGTGCAGAACACCGGCGAGTATGTGACGAGTTGGGTCTCGCAGGGCGCGCTCGCCGACATCACGCAGTACGTCGAGGGCAGCAAGGACCAGTTCAACGCCGGTTCCTGGGCGACCGCCCAGGTCCAGGACAAGCTGTACGGCGTGCCCACCAGCTCGGCGCCGAACTTCACCATCTACCGCACGGACCTCTTCGAGAAGTACGGCATCGAGGCCCCCGAGACCTGGGACGACTTCATCGCCGCGGGGAAGGTGCTGAAGAAGCACGGGATCAAGATCACCAACTACGCCGGTGAGGACCCGAGCACCCTGGAGGTGCTCGCCATGCAGGCCGGCGCGCACTGGTACACCATCGACGGCGACTCCTGGAAGGTGGACTTCCAGGACGAGGGCACGCTGAAGGCCGCGAAGGTGATCCAGGAGATCATAGACAACGACCTGAACTCCAAGCTGTCCTTCGCCGACTACGCGGCCGTGCAGCGCAACTACGACAATGGCGGCACCGCAACCCGGCAGATCTCCACCTGGCAACAGGCCGGCATGGTGCAGAACTTCACCAAGTCCTTCGGCAAGTGGGCGCTTTCGCCCTGGCCGACGTTCGCGGGCGAGGCGGCCAAGACCCCGGCCCCCACCAACCTGACCGGCAGCGTGACCCTGGTGACCAAGGACTGCAAGAGCCAGCAGCAGGCCGCCGAGGCGGCGCTGTGGATGTCCACCGACCCCGGTGCGGTCAAGACCATGGCCAGCCCGGAGACCGGCAACGGTGTGATGCCGGCGCTCAAGGACAGTGACACCTACGTCGCCGAGGCGACCTCCGAGAAGCTGCTCGGGAAGAACTACGACGCGGCGCAGACCGTCGTGAAGGACAGCCTGAACACGGTCACCACCGACTGGACCTTCGGGCCCAACTGGACCGCCATGTTCACCGAGATGCAGGCCGGTTGGGCCAAGGTGGTCAGCAAGGAGCAGACCGTCACCGAGCTGCTGGCGCACATGCAGGAGTGGACGGTCGAGGACCTGAAGTCCCGCGGCATCAGCGTCAAGGGCTGA
- a CDS encoding LacI family DNA-binding transcriptional regulator, with protein sequence MSQRKASGDIGRATIRDVAERAGVSVASVSRVLSGNYPVSEDLRRKVMKVVRDLDYVTNAHARSLAGGGTPTVAILINNITGAAFAHVAKGVEGAATLRGWLSLVGTTGDDPERELALVNLMRQQGVAAVVLLGGAYDYDEYQLRMAHFARSLDAAGSHLVLVGRPPLEGDVPATTVDYDNESGAYAMASHLLSAGHRRVLVLPGHSELTTAHGRLRGARRAFEAYGVPFEPGLVRHGPYDYEHGYEAVETALRETPDFTAVLAGTDVVAAGAMQALRAAGLRVPEDVSIVGYDDIPLASQLTPQLTTVHVPYEEMGRVALRAVADRREGGSGRRKGSDGEHLVLGTHVVVRNSVRPPVRHG encoded by the coding sequence GTGAGTCAGCGCAAGGCCTCCGGGGACATCGGGCGGGCCACCATCCGGGACGTGGCCGAGCGGGCGGGCGTGTCCGTGGCGAGTGTCTCGCGGGTGCTGTCCGGCAACTACCCGGTGTCCGAGGACCTGCGTCGCAAGGTGATGAAGGTCGTCCGGGACCTGGACTACGTCACCAACGCCCACGCCCGGTCGCTGGCCGGCGGCGGTACGCCCACGGTGGCGATCCTGATCAACAACATCACCGGCGCGGCCTTCGCCCACGTGGCGAAGGGTGTCGAGGGCGCCGCCACGCTGCGGGGCTGGCTGTCGCTGGTGGGCACCACCGGCGACGACCCGGAGCGGGAACTCGCGCTGGTCAACCTGATGCGCCAGCAGGGCGTGGCGGCCGTGGTGCTGCTCGGCGGCGCCTACGACTACGACGAGTACCAGCTGCGCATGGCCCATTTCGCCCGCTCCCTGGACGCGGCCGGATCCCATCTCGTGCTGGTGGGCAGGCCCCCGCTGGAGGGCGACGTACCGGCCACCACGGTGGACTACGACAACGAGAGCGGCGCCTATGCCATGGCCAGCCATCTGCTGTCGGCCGGGCACCGCAGGGTGCTGGTCCTCCCCGGGCATTCCGAACTGACCACCGCCCATGGGCGGTTGAGGGGTGCACGGCGCGCCTTCGAGGCGTACGGCGTGCCCTTCGAGCCGGGACTCGTCCGGCACGGCCCGTACGACTACGAGCACGGCTACGAGGCTGTCGAGACCGCCCTGCGTGAGACGCCGGACTTCACCGCCGTGCTGGCCGGGACGGATGTGGTCGCCGCGGGCGCCATGCAGGCGCTGCGTGCGGCCGGGCTGCGGGTGCCCGAGGACGTGTCGATCGTCGGCTACGACGACATTCCCCTGGCCTCTCAGCTGACGCCCCAACTGACCACCGTGCACGTGCCGTACGAGGAGATGGGCCGGGTCGCGCTGCGCGCGGTGGCGGACCGGCGCGAGGGCGGCTCAGGGCGCCGCAAGGGCAGCGACGGCGAGCATCTGGTGCTGGGCACCCATGTCGTCGTACGGAACTCGGTGCGGCCGCCGGTGCGACACGGCTGA
- a CDS encoding hydroxyacid dehydrogenase, whose amino-acid sequence MPSPQLPRAVFALDPVHLPLLFPPPLMARLRQAADLDPALVVRDFTDPVEADALADAEVLITGWGCPHLDAGVLTAVPRLRTVLHAAGSVRSLVGEALWERGITVSSAVTGNALPVAEYTLAMILLAGKDTFTHRERFRSTHAYPSPAETAHTGNVGRRVGIVGASRVGRRVLELLRPFDFTVLLHDPYVSAAEAASLGAQLMALEDLLSHSDIVSLHAPDIPETYRMLDGEKLALMPDGGVLINTSRGALVDPDALVDELVSGRLHAVLDVTEPEPLPAGSPLYRLPNVFLTPHIAGSLGNELERLGRIVVEELERLGAGAPLAHEVRHADMARVA is encoded by the coding sequence ATGCCCAGCCCCCAGCTGCCGCGGGCCGTGTTCGCGTTGGATCCGGTGCACCTCCCCCTGCTGTTTCCCCCGCCGCTCATGGCCCGGCTGCGCCAGGCGGCCGACCTCGACCCCGCCCTGGTCGTACGGGACTTCACCGATCCGGTGGAGGCCGACGCGCTTGCCGACGCCGAGGTGCTGATCACCGGCTGGGGCTGCCCCCACCTGGACGCCGGCGTCCTCACCGCTGTCCCCCGGCTGCGCACCGTCCTGCACGCCGCGGGCTCCGTGCGCTCCCTGGTCGGCGAGGCCCTGTGGGAACGCGGGATCACCGTTTCCAGCGCGGTCACCGGCAACGCGCTGCCCGTCGCGGAGTACACGCTCGCGATGATCCTGCTCGCCGGGAAGGACACGTTCACCCATCGCGAGCGGTTCCGCAGCACGCACGCGTATCCGTCACCCGCGGAGACGGCCCACACCGGGAACGTCGGTCGGCGGGTGGGCATCGTCGGCGCCTCGCGGGTCGGGCGGCGGGTGCTGGAACTGCTGCGGCCGTTCGACTTCACGGTGCTGCTGCACGACCCCTATGTGAGTGCCGCCGAGGCCGCGTCGCTCGGGGCCCAACTCATGGCGCTGGAGGACCTGTTGAGCCACAGCGACATCGTGAGCCTGCATGCGCCGGACATCCCTGAGACGTATCGGATGCTCGACGGGGAGAAGCTCGCGCTGATGCCGGACGGGGGTGTGCTGATCAACACCTCCCGAGGGGCACTGGTCGACCCGGACGCGCTGGTCGACGAGCTGGTTTCGGGCCGCCTGCACGCGGTGCTCGATGTCACCGAGCCCGAGCCGTTGCCCGCCGGGTCGCCGTTGTACCGGCTGCCCAATGTGTTCCTCACACCGCATATCGCGGGGTCCCTCGGCAACGAGCTGGAGAGACTCGGGCGGATCGTGGTGGAGGAGCTGGAGCGCCTGGGGGCCGGGGCACCCCTGGCTCATGAGGTGCGGCATGCGGACATGGCTAGAGTGGCATGA